TGAATAATTATCTCCAACTATTTCTGCTTCGCCGTTAACACATATATAAACACATGGTCCATATGTCATTGTAAACGAACCACCATTCTTTATTGTGTATCTATTTTCTGCAAAGCATGTAGTATCTTCATATGTTATAAGTTTTTCTTTAATATATGTATCAGTATTAATTTCAATTTTTGGATTAACTTGCGCATATTTTTTTGCATCATCTCCGTAGATATCATAGTTAATACAATCTAGGGCAGTATTTTTATCTAATCCAATATATTCTTCATCATAAGATATATGATAATCTCCACACCATCTTTCTGGTTGAATTGTAAAATCCGTTGGTTCTTGTACTTCAACAATAGTGCATCCTGCTCCAATAGCATGAATAAGACCCGCTTTAATAAGCCAGATATCTCCTTCTTTTACATCTACACCCTGAAGGAGTGAACCCATAATATCTTTTTCAATTTCGCTTCTATCTTCAAGAGCAGATAATTCTTCTTTGCTTATTTTGTTTTTAAAACCAAAATATAGCTTTGCATTTTTTCTTGCTGCAATAACTAGCCATGCTTCAGTTTTACCATAACTACTATTGAAATATTTTCTAGAGAAGTCTTTTGTTGGATGTACTTGGAATGGGAGTCTTATAGCACTATCTAAGAATTTTACGAGGCAGTCGTATTTTCTATTGCCGAGGAGTTCTTGAGCATGTTCAGATAAAAGATCATCAAAAAAGATGTTTGTATCTTTTATAATAGATACACCATCTCTT
The sequence above is a segment of the Clostridiales bacterium genome. Coding sequences within it:
- a CDS encoding class I mannose-6-phosphate isomerase, which produces MEKLLTQPIFFERNRVYRIYLGGKTYKDLFNDATGYDPDEDNMFPEEWIASKVKAINPKYFGPRDGVSIIKDTNIFFDDLLSEHAQELLGNRKYDCLVKFLDSAIRLPFQVHPTKDFSRKYFNSSYGKTEAWLVIAARKNAKLYFGFKNKISKEELSALEDRSEIEKDIMGSLLQGVDVKEGDIWLIKAGLIHAIGAGCTIVEVQEPTDFTIQPERWCGDYHISYDEEYIGLDKNTALDCINYDIYGDDAKKYAQVNPKIEINTDTYIKEKLITYEDTTCFAENRYTIKNGGSFTMTYGPCVYICVNGEAEIVGDNYSKKIKKGDYFFLPFSAQNKFKVTSNTSATLIECLPSKQD